In Labeo rohita strain BAU-BD-2019 chromosome 16, IGBB_LRoh.1.0, whole genome shotgun sequence, one DNA window encodes the following:
- the cnot3a gene encoding CCR4-NOT transcription complex subunit 3a, whose protein sequence is MADKRKLQGEIDRCLKKVAEGVEQFEDIWKKLHNAANANQKEKYEADLKKEIKKLQRLRDQIKTWVASNEIKDKRQLVENRKLIETQMERFKVVERETKTKAYSKEGLGLAQKVDPAQKEKEETEQWLTNTIDTLNMQVDQFESEVESLSVQTRKKKGDKEKQDRIEELKRLIERHRYHIRMLETILRMLDNDSIQVEAIHKIKDDVEYYIDSSQDPDFEENEFLYDDLDLEDIPATLMATSPQGHIEDEMFLQSSSTPTSTTSSSPIPPSPATGTMEISEDKRGRSTDSEVSQSPVKNGNPSLSSFSSSASSGSSSSSSSLVSMATVVGGCTSVSGGSSLLGSFSSAVQQHAPQSQQQAQVKLSSTSIPSNNTPSPPSHPTLPASTTSSLPSSSTPGPVTSNSQSQASSVPGIEGSRLGLGLGKGGVTVTSSSSGAQMPGLGMAGLSGSLNSMAGLLSGSTPAPYAQAAAGGTAGSASSGPVGSGSGSSGISVPSGVAGGANTGATSNGTGTGTGMGLLGSSPGHGALTGGILNLVPGQTTLQGSAQIPVSHVGTAPGGGTGESGLGGNGSSSVASAGVGTNVAPARPPSGLKQNGATSYSAVVADNTPDSSLSSASQSQNSHSSSSSSSTNQTLDNGPSLLSSITLPPSSPSPAFTDSTPGGGSLLNGPHSYTLNTEVIKAPEPPSSLKAMAERAALGLTLDGEISSLHLPDRAPPGPTTAPQPAVSEVNLPPSLGACPLGPTPLTKEQLYQQAMQEAAWTHMPHPSDSERIRQYLMRNPCPTPPFHHQVPPHHSDSIEFYQRLSTETLFFIFYYLEGTKAQYLSAKALKKQSWRFHTKYMMWFQRHEEPKTITDEFEQGTYIYFDYEKWGQRKKEGFTFEYRYLEDRDLQ, encoded by the exons ATGGCTGATAAGAGAAAACTACAAG GTGAAATAGATCGATGTTTGAAAAAAGTTGCAGAAGGCGTAGAACAGTTTGAAGACATTTGGAAAAAG CTTCACAATGCAGCCAATGCCAACCAGAAGGAAAAATATGAGGCTGATCTCaaaaaagagattaaaaagCTCCAG CGGCTACGAGACCAGATTAAGACATGGGTGGCATCCAATGAGATCAAAGACAAACGGCAGCTAGTGGAGAACCGGAAGCTTATTGAAACG CAAATGGAGCGATTTAAGGTGGTTGAAAGAGAAACCAAGACAAAGGCCTACTCTAAAGAGGGGCTGGGCTTGGCTCAGAAAGTGGACCCAGCACAGAAAGAGAAGGAGGAAACGGAACAGTGGCTCACG AACACAATAGACACTTTGAACATGCAGGTGGACCAGTTTGAGAGTGAAGTTGAGTCCCTCTCTGTTCAAACGCGGAAAAAGAAAGGAGACAAGGAG AAGCAGGATCGGATTGAGGAGCTAAAGAGGTTAATCGAAAGACACCGGTACCACATTCGTATGCTAGAGACCATCTTAAGGATGTTGGATAATGATTCGATCCAGGTTGAAGCTATCCATAAGATCAAAGATGATGTGGAATATTACATTGACTCTTCGCAAGACCCAGACTTTGAAGAGAACGAGTTCCTCTACGATGATCTGGACTTGGAGGACATAC cGGCAACTTTGATGGCGACATCTCCTCAGGGCCATATTGAAGATGAGATGTTCCTTCAATCCAGCAGCACACCGACCTCCACCACTTCCTCTTCACCTATCCCTCCATCTCCTGCTACAGGCACAATG GAGATTTCGGAGGATAAGAGAGGTCGATCGACAGACAGCGAAGTCAGTCAG TCTCCTGTGAAGAACGGCAACCCATCTCTCTCGTCCTTCTCCTCATCCGCCTCCTCgggctcctcctcctcctcctcttcgcTGGTTTCTATGGCTACTGTTGTCGGTGGCTGCACATCGGTCTCCGGGGGCAGCAGCCTGCTGGGAAGCTTTAGCAGCGCAGTGCAGCAGCATGCTCCTCAGTCCCAACAGCAAGCACAGGTCAAACTCTCCTCGACATCCATACCCTCCAACAACACACCTAGTCCGCCTAGCCACCCCACGTTACCTGCCTCCACTACTTCCTCTCTACCTAGTTCCAGCACACCCGGCCCAGTTACTTCCAATTCCCAGTCCCAGGCTTCATCTGTTCCTGGGATTGAGGGCTCTAGACTGGGTTTGGGTCTGGGGAAAGGGGGCGTGACGGTGACCAGCAGCAGTAGTGGGGCTCAGATGCCAGGTCTGGGCATGGCAGGCTTGTCTGGTTCTCTCAACAGCATGGCAGGGCTTCTCTCAGGCTCTACCCCTGCCCCCTACGCCCAGGCGGCTGCAGGCGGAACAGCAGGTAGTGCCTCCAGTGGTCCGGTAGGGAGTGGCAGTGGTAGTTCAGGCATATCTGTACCGAGCGGAGTTGCAGGAGGAGCAAACACAGGCGCGACCAGTAATGGTACGGGTACAGGGACTGGTATGGGCCTGCTAGGGTCGAGTCCGGGTCACGGGGCCCTAACCGGAGGAATTCTAAATCTGGTACCGGGGCAGACGACTCTCCAGGGGTCTGCACAGATACCTGTGAGCCATGTGGGCACAGCACCTGGAGGAGGAACTGGAGAGAGCGGATTGGGTGGAAATGGAAGCAGTTCTGTGGCGAGTGCAGGAGTCGGGACGAACGTAGCGCCTGCAAGACCCCCAAGCGGCCTCAAACAAAATGGAGCAACCA GTTACAGTGCTGTGGTTGCGGACAACACACCAGACTCCTCGCTCAGCAGTGCCAGCCAATCACAAAACAGCCATTCCTCATCCTCAAGCTCATCAACCAATCAAAC TCTGGATAATGGCCCCAGTTTATTGAGTTCTATCACTCTACCCCCCTCCTCCCCATCACCTGCTTTCACTGACAGCACACCTGGTGGTGGGAGTTTGCTAAACGGCCCACACTCCTACACACTCAACACAGAAGTCATCAAG GCTCCTGAACCACCAAGCTCTCTCAAAGCTATGGCAGAACGGGCCGCACTGGGATTGACACTGGATGGAGAGATTTCATCACTACACCTCCCAGATCGAG CCCCACCTGGACCCACAACGGCTCCTCAGCCTGCTGTTTCAGAGGTCAACCTGCCGCCATCTTTAGGGGCATGTCCGTTAGGCCCCACCCCTCTCACTAAAGAGCAGCTTTACCAACAGGCAATGCAGGAGGCAGCATGGACACACATGCCTCACCCGTCCGATTCGGAGAGAATCAG GCAATACCTGATGAGAAACCCCTGTCCTACACCGCCATTCCACCACCAGGTGCCCCCACATCATTCGGACTCTATTGAGTTCTACCAGAGATTGTCCACTGAAACGCTCTTCTTCATTTTCTACTACCTGGAG GGCACAAAGGCGCAGTACCTGTCAGCTAAAGCACTGAAGAAGCAATCGTGGAGGTTCCACACCAAATACATGATGTGGTTCCAACGACACGAGGAACCCAAGACCATCACTGATGAGTTTGAACAG